A window from Dioscorea cayenensis subsp. rotundata cultivar TDr96_F1 chromosome 10, TDr96_F1_v2_PseudoChromosome.rev07_lg8_w22 25.fasta, whole genome shotgun sequence encodes these proteins:
- the LOC120270152 gene encoding LOW QUALITY PROTEIN: probable leucine-rich repeat receptor-like protein kinase At5g49770 (The sequence of the model RefSeq protein was modified relative to this genomic sequence to represent the inferred CDS: deleted 1 base in 1 codon): protein MTQKCRIFLLFIVFQVVMVVANTVSEEAAALKAVADGFQNKPGSWNGFDPCGSVWLGVNCTNYHITSIILPSAGVTGTLAGDIGNLPELLFLDLSYNPDLGGSLPASIGKLQKLKNLILLGCGFSGQIPPELGNLQCLTILALNANKLRGQIPPALGNLSSLYLFDITGNEISGSIPISDGINPGLDMLRRTEHFHFGSNNLSGNIPPKLFHSGMAIEHLIFDNNNFTGSIPSTINLVPSLEALRLDGNKLTGLVPSTLNRLTSMKQLYLSNNLLTGPLPNLTGMNALSYVDLSNNSFDGSDVPPWFSSLPSLTTLLLEKSHVQGQIPAGLFSFSPLQIVGLKNNLFNGTLVIDADYSTQLQLVDLQNNDISDFHNDGNYKNVILLTDNPVCGQGSNEKYCAVPTQNSAPYSTPDSCIGIECPSEQALSPNCFCSYPYEGTLYFRLLTVSNLQNKTYYQDLEKHLLTMFQDGKVPVDSVAIRDPIIDATHYLEISVEVFPSRKVKFDQGDIVVIASFFSNQILEASYYFGLYYFIPKPYIPILGGGSSSKSSNTAAIAGASIGGVVALLVVISLVISVMMQKKKKAKKKMEHGSPFGSWDPSKSGESAPQLKGARWFSFEELKKCTDNFSESNHIGSGGYGKVYKGTLPDGQMVAVKRSQENSLQGGHEFKTEIELLTRVHHKNLVNLVGFCFDQGEQMLVYEYLPNGTLKESLSGMSVIRLDWKKRLWIALDAARGLSYLHYLADPPIVHRDIKSNNILLDSHLHAKVADFGLSKPMADDRKGHVTTQVKGTMGYLDPEYYMTQLLTEKSDVYSFGVLLLELITARKPIERNKYIVREVKAAIDRKKELYGLGQLVDSTIGLSNTLAGFNRFVDLALMCVEESGTDRPTMSEVVKQIESIMQLAGINPNPESASTSASYDDSSRGHLYGNEALVNYSGAIHSPRSDTK, encoded by the exons ATGACTCAGAAATGCAGGATTTTCCTTCTGTTCATTGTCTttcaagttgtgatggttgtagCAAATACAGTATCTGAGGAAG CTGCTGCTCTTAAAGCCGTCGCCGATGGATTTCAGAACAAACCCGGGAGCTGGAATGGTTTTGATCCTTGTGGCAGTGTTTGGCTTGGAGTCAACTGCACTAATTATCATATCACAAGCAT AATATTGCCAAGTGCTGGAGTTACAGGAACTCTAGCTGGAGACATTGGAAATCTACCTGAACTGCTATTTTT AGATCTTTCTTACAATCCTGACTTGGGTGGATCTCTTCCTGCTTCAATTGGCAAACTACAGAAACTGAAAAACTT aatCCTTCTTGGTTGTGGTTTTTCTGGTCAAATTCCACCAGAACTCGGGAATTTACAATGCCTAACTATTCT AGCTCTGAATGCTAACAAACTCCGCGGGCAGATACCTCCTGCTCTCGGTAATCTATCAAgtctttatttgtttgatatCACAGGAAATGAGATTTCTGGGAGTATTCCCATCTCTGATGGCATTAATCCCGGTCTCGATATGCTAAGAAGAACCGAGCATTT CCATTTTGGCAGTAACAATTTATCCGGCAACATTCCTCCAAAATTATTCCACTCCGGCATGGCTATCGAGCATTT GATTTTTGACAACAATAACTTCACCGGAAGCATTCCTTCAACAATAAACCTAGTGCCATCATTAGAAGCTCT GCGTCTTGACGGAAATAAATTGACCGGGCTTGTACCTTCCACTCTCAACAGACTTACTAGCATGAAACAACT GTACTTATCGAATAATCTGTTAACTGGGCCCTTGCCAAACTTAACTGGAATGAATGCACTCTCTTATGT AGACTTGAGTAACAATTCTTTTGATGGATCAGATGTGCCTCCATGGTTTTCAAGCTTGCCATCTTTGACAACATT ATTACTCGAAAAATCACATGTTCAAGGCCAAATACCAGCAGGACTATTCAGCTTTTCACCATTACAGATTGT GGGGCTGAAAAATAACCTATTCAATGGTACTCTGGTGATTGATGCAGACTACAGCACTCAGCTCCAACTAGTGGATTTACAGAACAATGACATCTCAGATTTCCATAATGATGGTAACTACAAAAATGTTATTCT ACTCACAGACAATCCAGTTTGTGGTCAAGGATCGAACGAAAAGTACTGTGCGGTTCCAACACAAAACAGTGCTCCATATTCAACACCTGATAGTTGCATTGGCATTGAGTGTCCTTCAGAACAAGCTCTCAGTCCTAACTGTTTCTGCTCATACCCATATGAAGGCACTCTATACTTCAGGCTTCTCACTGTCTCTAATTTACAGAATAAAACATACTATCAGGATCTTGAGAAACATCTACTTACCATGTTCCAAGATGGAAAGGTTCCTGTGGACTCAGTTGCCATTCGTGATCCTATTATCGATGCTACTCACTATTTGGAGATCAGTGTTGAAGTATTTCCTTCGAGAAAGGTGAAGTTTGATCAAGGAGATATTGTCGTGATAGCTAGTTTTTTCAGTAATCAAATCTTGGAGGCTTCCTACTATTTCGGACTTTATTATTTCATCCCAAAGCCATACATTCCTATTCTGG GTGGAGGATCAAGTTCAAAATCAAGCAATACAGCAGCAATTGCAGGAGCTTCAATTGGCGGAGTTGTTGCGCTACTTGTGGTTATCAGTTTAGTCATTTCTGTGATgatgcaaaagaagaaaaaggcaaaaaagAAAATGGAACACGGTTCTCCATTTG GATCTTGGGACCCTTCTAAGAGTGGTGAAAGTGCGCCACAACTGAAAGGAGCTAGATGGTTTTCTtttgaagaattaaagaaatGCACAGACAACTTCTCCGAATCAAACCACATTGGCTCTGGTGGTTATGGAAAG GTGTACAAAGGAACACTACCTGATGGACAAATGGTTGCAGTAAAAAGATCTCAAGAGAATTCATTGCAAGGTGGGCATGAATTCAAAACTGAGATTGAGTTGCTAACAAGAGTACATCATAAGAATCTCGTCAATCTTGTTGGCTTTTGCTTCGACCAAGGCGAACAAATGTTGGTTTATGAGTATCTGCCTAATGGTACTCTGAAAGAAAGCCTCTCGGGGATGTCGGTAATTCGTTTAGATTGGAAAAAGAGACTATGGATTGCACTTGATGCAGCAAGAGGTCTCTCCTATCTGCATTATCTTGCTGATCCTCCCATTGTTCACAGAGatataaaatcaaacaacatattGTTAGACAGTCACTTACATGCC AAAGTCGCCGATTTCGGTCTCTCCAAACCAATGGCTGATGACAGAAAGGGCCATGTCACCACTCAAGTCAAAGGAACAATG GGATACTTAGACCCGGAATACTACATGACGCAACTATTAACCGAAAAGAGCGATGTCTACAGCTTCGGTGTATTACTGCTTGAGCTAATAACTGCAAGAAAGCCGATAGAGAGAAACAAATACATTGTGAGAGAAGTAAAAGCAGCCATTGACAGGAAGAAGGAACTGTATGGCCTTGGGCAACTTGTTGATTCAACAATTGGATTGTCCAATACATTGGCTGGATTCAACAGGTTTGTGGACTTAGCTTTGATGTGTGTGGAGGAATCAGGAACAGACAGGCCTACAATGAGTGAGGTGGTCAAGCAGATTGAAAGTATCATGCAGCTTGCAGGCATTAATCCTAATCCTGAATCAGCATCAACTTCGGCCAGTTACGATGATTCTTCGCGAGGCCATTTGTACGGCAATGAAGCTCTTGTGAATTACAGTGGTGCCATACATTCACCAAGGTCTGACACCAAGTGA
- the LOC120270208 gene encoding probable leucine-rich repeat receptor-like protein kinase At5g49770, which yields MMQKCWIFFLFIVFPVVIVAADTVSDEAAALQSVAGGWQNKPGSWNGFDPCGSAWLGINCTNSHITSIILPSVGVTGTLAGDIGNLPELLFLDLSYNPGLGGSLPASIGKLYKLKNLILLGCGFSGQIPPELGNLQRLTILALNDNKFSGSMPPALGNLSSLYWFDITGNQISGTIPISDGINPGFDMLRRTKHFHFGGNNLSGNIPPQLFHSGMVTLHVILNNNNFNGSIPSTMNLVPTLEALRFDRNKLTGPVPPTLNSLTSIKELYLSNNLLTGPLPNLTGMNALSYVDLSNNSFDASDVPPWFSTLPSLTTLLLEKSHVQGQIPSQLFSFSPLQTAQLKNNLLNGTLEIDAGYSTQLQLVDLQNNDIADFRNNGNYNNVLLLAGNPACNQGSNEKYCVVPKQNNHPYSTPNSCVSVACPSEQALSPNCFCSYPYEGTLYFRLLTVSNLQNITYYQDVEKSMLTMLQNKKVPVDSVAIHDPFIDASNYLEISVEVFPSGKAKFDQGDIVMIASSFSNQTLKTSGYFALYYFIPKPYIPILGGESSSKSSNTAAIVGASVGGVVALLVVIGLVIFVVMRRNKKPKKTMEQSYPFGSWDPSKTSGSVPQLKGARCFSFEELKKCTDNFSESNHIGSGGYGKVYKGTLTDGQMVAVKRAQEDSMQGGHEFKTEIELLTRVHHRNLVNLVGFCFDQGEQMLVYEYLPNGTLRDSLSGMSGIRLDWKKRLWIALDAARGLSYLHFLADPPIVHRDIKSNNILLDNHLHAKVADFGLSKPMTNDRKGHVTTQVKGTMGYLDPEYYMTQQLTEKSDVYSFGVLLLEVITARKPIERNKYIVREVKAAIDRKKELYGLGQLVDSTIGLSNTLAGFNRFVDLALMCVEESGANRPTMSEVVKEIESIMQLAGINPNAESASASASYDDSSFTLRGQLYSNEALMNYSGAIPSSRSDIN from the exons ATGATGCAGaaatgttggattttttttctgttCATTGTCTTTCCAGTTGTGATTGTTGCAGCAGATACAGTGTCTGATGAAG CTGCTGCTCTTCAATCCGTTGCCGGTGGATGGCAGAACAAACCTGGGAGCTGGAATGGTTTTGATCCTTGTGGCAGTGCTTGGCTTGGAATCAACTGCACTAATTCTCATATCACAAGCAT AATATTGCCAAGTGTTGGAGTTACTGGAACTCTAGCAGGAGACATTGGAAATCTACCTGAACTGCTGTTTTT AGATCTTTCTTACAATCCTGGCTTGGGTGGATCCCTTCCTGCTTCAATTGGCAAACTATATAAACTGAAAAACCT gATCCTTCTTGGTTGTGGTTTTTCTGGTCAAATTCCACCGGAACTCGGGAATTTACAACGCCTAACTATTTT AGCTCTGAATGATAACAAATTCAGTGGCTCAATGCCTCCTGCTCTCGGTAATTTATCAAGTCTTTATTGGTTTGATATCACTGGAAATCAGATTTCCGGGACGATTCCCATCTCCGATGGCATTAATCCAGGTTTCGATATGCTAAGAAGAACCAAGCATTT TCATTTTGGGGGTAACAATTTGTCCGGAAACATTCCTCCACAACTCTTCCACTCTGGCATGGTTACCTTGCATGT GATTTTAAACAACAATAACTTCAATGGAAGCATTCCTTCAACAATGAACCTAGTGCCGACATTAGAAGCTTT GCGTTTCGACCGAAATAAATTAACCGGGCCAGTACCTCCCACCCTTAACAGCCTTACTAGCATCAAAGAACT GTACTTATCGAATAATCTGTTAACCGGTCCCTTGCCAAACTTAACTGGAATGAATGCACTCTCTTATGT GGACTTGAGTAACAATTCCTTTGATGCATCAGATGTGCCTCCATGGTTCTCAACCTTGCCATCTTTGACAACACT ATTACTCGAAAAATCACATGTTCAAGGCCAGATACCATCACAACTATTCAGTTTTTCACCATTACAGACTGC GCAGCTAAAAAATAACCTATTAAACGGTACTCTGGAGATCGATGCAGGCTATAGCACTCAACTCCAACTTGTGGATTTACAGAACAATGACATTGCAGATTTCCGTAATAATGGTAACTACAATAATGTTCTTCT ACTTGCAGGCAACCCAGCTTGTAATCAAGGATCGAACGAAAAGTACTGTGTggttccaaaacaaaacaatcatCCATATTCGACACCAAATAGTTGTGTCAGCGTTGCTTGTCCTTCAGAACAAGCTCTTAGTCCTAACTGTTTCTGCTCATACCCATATGAAGGCACTCTATACTTCAGGCTTCTCACAGTCTCTAATTTACAGAATATAACATACTATCAAGATGTTGAAAAGTCTATGCTTACCATGCTCCAAAATAAAAAGGTCCCTGTGGACTCAGTCGCCATTCATGATCCTTTTATAGATGCTAGCAACTATTTGGAGATCAGTGTGGAAGTATTTCCTTCAGGAAAGGCAAAGTTTGATCAAGGAGATATTGTCATGATAGCAAGTTCATTCAGTAATCAAACCTTGAAGACTTCAGGCTATTTCGCACTTTATTATTTCATCCCAAAGCCATACATTCCCATTCTTG GAGGAGAATCAAGCTCAAAATCAAGCAATACAGCGGCAATTGTAGGAGCTTCAGTCGGTGGAGTTGTTGCGCTACTTGTGGTTATTGGTTTAGTCATTTTTGTGGTGATGCGAAGGAATAAAAAACCGAAAAAGACTATGGAACAGAGTTACCCATTTG GATCTTGGGACCCTTCTAAGACTAGTGGCAGTGTTCCACAACTGAAAGGAGctagatgtttttcttttgaagaattaaagaaatGCACAGACAACTTCTCCGAATCAAACCACATTGGCTCTGGTGGTTATGGAAAG GTGTATAAAGGAACACTAACTGATGGACAAATGGTTGCGGTAAAAAGAGCTCAAGAGGATTCAATGCAAGGTGGGCATGAATTCAAAACTGAGATTGAGTTGCTAACAAGAGTACATCATAGGAACCTCGTCAATCTTGTCGGTTTTTGCTTCGACCAAGGCGAACAAATGTTGGTTTATGAGTATCTGCCTAATGGCACTCTCAGAGACAGCCTCTCGGGGATGTCGGGAATTCGTTTAGATTGGAAAAAGAGACTATGGATTGCACTTGATGCAGCAAGAGGTCTCTCCTATCTACATTTTCTTGCTGATCCTCCCATTGTTCACAGAGatataaaatcaaacaacatacTCTTAGACAATCACTTACATGCCAAAGTTGCCGATTTCGGTCTCTCCAAACCAATGACCAATGATAGAAAAGGCCATGTCACCACTCAAGTCAAAGGAACAATG GGATACTTAGACCCCGAATACTACATGACGCAACAATTAACAGAAAAGAGCGATGTCTACAGCTTCGGTGTATTACTGCTCGAGGTAATAACCGCAAGAAAACCGATAGAGAGAAACAAATACATTGTGAGAGAAGTAAAAGCAGCCATTGACAGGAAGAAGGAACTGTATGGCCTTGGGCAACTTGTTGATTCAACAATTGGATTGTCCAATACATTGGCTGGATTCAACAGGTTTGTGGACTTAGCTTTGATGTGTGTTGAGGAATCAGGAGCCAACAGGCCTACAATGAGTGAGGTGGTCAAAGAGATTGAATCTATCATGCAACTTGCAGGCATTAATCCTAATGCCGAATCGGCGTCGGCTTCAGCCAGCTACGATGATTCTTCATTCACATTGCGAGGCCAATTGTACAGTAATGAAGCTCTTATGAATTACAGTGGTGCTATACCTTCATCAAGGTCTGACATCAACTGA
- the LOC120270436 gene encoding probable leucine-rich repeat receptor-like protein kinase At5g49770 — translation MEHSLIIDSIWHLRQMTQKCWIFLLFIVFCVVIVAENTVSDEAAALKAVADGFQNKPGSWNGFDPCGSVWLGIKCTNYHITSIILPSVGVTGTLAGDIGNLPELLFLDLSYNPDLGGSLPASIGKLHKLKNLILLGCGFSGQIPPELGNLQHLTILDLNYNKLSGPIPPSLGNLSSLYWFDITENEISGTIPISDGINPGLDMLRRTEHFHFGGNKLSGNIPPELFHSGMVMEHLICNNNNFTGSIPSTLNLVPSLEALRLDGNKLTGPVPTTINSLTSMKELYLSNNLLTGPLPNLTGMNALDYVDLSNNSFDVSDVPPWFSSLPSLTTLLLEHSQVQGGIPAGLFSFSPLQTVQLKNNLLNGTLEIDSGYSTQLRLVDLQTNDIADFRNNGNYNKTIILADNPVCRHGSNENYCAARTKNNSPYSTPNSCSGIDCPSEQALSPNCFCSYPYEGILYFRLLTVSNFQNSTYYQDLEKKILSTLQVRKVPVDSVAVHDPFMDASNYLEISVEVFPSGKAKFDQGDIVLIASFFSNQTSDIFDYFTLYNFIPKPYIPILEGSSSKSSNTAAIVGASAGGVVALLVIIGLVIFVMIRKKGKAKKMEQSYPFGSWDPSKRSGSVPQLKGARCFSFEELKKCTDNFSEPNHIGSGGYGKVYKGTLLDGQMVAVKRAQEDSMQGGHEFKNEIELLTRVHHRNLVNLVGFCFDQGEQMLVYEYLPNGTLRESLSGMSGIRLDWKKRLWIALDAARGLSYLHFLADPPIVHRDIKSNNILLDNHLHAKVADFGLSKPMTNDRKGHVTTQVKGTMGYLDPEYYMTQQLTEKSDVYSFGVLLLELITARKPIERNKYIVREVKSAIDKKTELYGLEQLVDSTIGLSNTLAGFNRFVDLALMCVGESGADRPTMSEVVKEIENIMQLAGINPNAESASTSASYGDSSFTLRGHLYSNEALMNYSGAIPSSRSDTK, via the exons ATGGAACATTCACTTATCATTGATAGTATTTGGCATTTGAGACAAATGACTCAGAAATGTTGGATTTTTCTACTTTTCATTGTCTTTTGTGTTGTGATTGTCGCAGAAAATACAGTATCTGATGAAG CTGCTGCTCTTAAAGCTGTCGCTGATGGATTTCAGAACAAACCTGGGAGCTGGAATGGTTTTGATCCTTGTGGCAGTGTTTGGCTTGGAATCAAGTGCACTAATTATCATATCACAAGCAT AATATTGCCTAGTGTTGGAGTTACTGGAACTCTAGCTGGAGACATTGGAAATCTACCTGAACTGCTATTTTT GGATCTTTCTTACAATCCTGACTTGGGTGGATCCCTTCCTGCTTCAATTGGCAAACTACATAAATTGAAAAACTT GATCCTTCTTGGTTGTGGTTTTTCTGGTCAAATTCCGCCTGAACTCGGGAATTTACAACACCTAACTATTCT AGATCTGAATTATAACAAACTCAGCGGGCCGATACCTCCTTCTCTCGGTAATCTATCAAGTCTTTATTGGTTTGATATcactgaaaatgagatttctggGACTATTCCCATCTCCGATGGCATTAATCCTGGTCTTGATATGCTAAGAAGAACTGAGCATTT CCATTTTGGTGGTAACAAGTTATCCGGCAACATTCCTCCAGAACTCTTCCACTCTGGCATGGTTATGGAGCATTT GATTTGTAACAACAATAACTTCACTGGAAGCATTCCTTCGACATTGAACCTAGTGCCATCATTAGAAGCTCT GCGTCTTGATGGAAATAAATTGACTGGGCCTGTACCTACCACCATTAACAGCCTTACTAGCATGAAAGAAct GTATTTATCGAATAATCTGTTAACCGGTCCCTTGCCAAACTTAACTGGAATGAATGCACTCGATTATGT gGACTTGAGTAACAATTCTTTTGATGTATCAGATGTGCCTCCATGGTTTTCAAGCTTGCCATCTTTGACAACATT ATTACTCGAACATTCACAGGTTCAAGGCGGAATACCAGCAGGACTATTCAGCTTTTCACCATTACAGACTGT GCAGCTAAAAAATAACCTATTAAATGGTACTCTGGAGATCGATTCAGGCTACAGCACTCAACTCCGACTTGTGGATTTACAGACCAATGACATTGCAGATTTCCGTAATAATGGTAActacaataaaactattat ACTCGCAGACAACCCAGTTTGTCGTCACGGAtcaaatgaaaattattgtgcGGCCCGAACAAAAAACAATTCTCCTTATTCAACACCCAATAGTTGCAGCGGCATTGATTGTCCTTCAGAACAAGCTCTCAGTCCCAACTGTTTCTGCTCGTACCCATATGAAGGCATTCTATACTTCAGGCTTCTCACTGTCTCTAATTTTCAGAATAGCACATACTATCAGGATCTTGAGAAAAAGATACTTAGCACGCTCCAAGTTAGAAAGGTTCCTGTGGACTCAGTTGCCGTTCATGATCCTTTTATGGATGCTAGCAACTATTTGGAGATCAGTGTTGAAGTATTTCCTTCAGGAAAGGCGAAGTTTGATCAAGGAGATATTGTCCTGATAGCGAGTTTTTTCAGTAATCAAACCTCAGATATTTTTGACTATTTCACACTTTATAATTTCATCCCAAAGCCATACATTCCCATTCTTG AAGGATCAAGTTCAAAGTCGAGCAATACAGCAGCAATTGTCGGAGCTTCAGCCGGCGGAGTTGTTGCACTACTTGTAATTATTGGTTTAGTCATTTTTGTGATGATTCGAAAGAAGGGAAAGGCAAAAAAGATGGAACAGAGTTATCCATTTG GTTCTTGGGACCCTTCTAAGAGAAGTGGCAGTGTTCCACAGTTGAAAGGAGCTAGATGTTTTTCTTTCGAAGAACTAAAGAAATGCACTGACAACTTCTCTGAACCAAACCACATTGGCTCTGGCGGTTATGGCAAG GTGTACAAGGGAACACTACTTGATGGACAAATGGTTGCAGTAAAGAGAGCTCAAGAGGATTCAATGCAGGGTGGGCATGAATTCAAAAATGAGATTGAGTTGCTTACAAGAGTGCATCATAGGAACCTCGTCAATCTTGTCGGCTTTTGCTTTGACCAAGGCGAACAAATGTTAGTTTATGAGTATCTGCCTAATGGCACTCTCAGAGAAAGCCTCTCGGGGATGTCAGGAATTCGTTTAGATTGGAAAAAGAGACTATGGATTGCACTTGATGCAGCAAGAGGTCTCTCCTATCTACATTTTCTTGCTGATCCTCCCATTGTTCACAGAGatataaaatcaaacaacattctCTTAGACAATCATTTACATGCCAAAGTTGCCGATTTCGGTCTCTCCAAACCAATGACCAATGATAGAAAAGGCCATGTCACCACTCAAGTCAAAGGAACAATG GGATACTTAGACCCGGAATACTACATGACACAACAATTAACAGAAAAGAGCGATGTCTACAGCTTCGGAGTATTACTGCTCGAACTAATAACCGCAAGAAAACCAATAGAGAGAAACAAATACATTGTGAGAGAAGTAAAATCAGCCATTGACAAGAAGACGGAACTCTATGGCCTTGAGCAACTTGTTGATTCAACAATTGGATTGTCAAATACATTGGCCGGATTCAACCGGTTTGTGGACTTAGCTTTGATGTGTGTCGGAGAATCAGGAGCCGACAGGCCTACAATGAGTGAGGTGGTCAAGGAGATTGAAAATATCATGCAACTTGCA